The genomic window AATAATTGGGTTAGAtgattgaaaaaaacatttacatgtatGCACGTGCCACCACTAATGTCAAATCCCGGTCGAAGCTTGCATAGTTTGTATTTTGTCTCTGCATGCCTAGGTTCTCTCTGGGCACTCCAGTTTCTTTGCACAGTTCAAAACCATGCACGTAACACTGTAATTAATCACTCTAAATTGCTGTGCAGAGCGTGATCTTCAGAGTGTATGCATTCTTGTTTATCCTACGTATCTTTGTGTTACAGTGTTTTGGACTGGTGACAGGTCCAGGGAGACTCTATGTCTCGCCCATAGACAGCTGGGCGAGACCCCTCCACTGTAAATGTGCAATAGGTAGGTTATACTAAATGAAAGGATGTAACTTagtaatttaaagttaaatttcaTTATTCACAACCATGGCCTTagacagaacaacaaaaagaagcttttgaaaatgatttagGTAAAGATTTTGAACTGAAAAGCAAGTTTTCTACGAAGTTCGACTTTTTGGATGAGATTAGCAGCCTATTGGTTTACAAACCAATCAGTGGGCTTGAACAAAATCACTAAAAACAGGCCGTTGTGttgtctaaaatattttttagccCACTCAGGATCACCCCCAGGCAGTCTCTGTCAGAGAAAGTTTCAAGCTTTAACTGAGTTGCAGAGAAAGTGTGAGTCACAGCATAGCAGCGAGTGTGATCATATAGAGTAGGAGGAGCGGAGGTGGACGGTTTATTTGGATTATTCACGCAATTGATCAGAAATAATGTACGAATGCAAAAAGCAAATtacaaattcttgtttttttatgctaagACTCTTTTGTTAGCAGATTGGGTAAGATAAGAATAAGTccgaatattattgaaaagtcagTTTATTTCAGGAACTATATCTCTATAGTTCCTGGTATTTTCCaaactttgtttctctttatcatgatgattttatgttttttcagtaacaaaaacataacataaattTAGAATATTACAACAAACCTATAAATTTTATAGTACAAAAAATATGGTTTCaatgaaaagtatgttgaaGGGTTATTTTAATGAGGCGCCTTTAATGTGAAAAGTGAGCCTAATCCAAAAgcatttattgaatatgactgtgtGTGTACATATTAGTGAATTTCTTCAGATGCATTTGATTCCGAATCCTGTTCATGTAAACTGAAAATGCACATAGTAAGCGCCCATGGCGACATCTAGTGGTCCAAACTATTTTTACAACATAATTGAAAAGATTAGCTTCCTTCAGGGGAAATTAAACATTGACTAAAGACTCACACTCATGAGTAAAGCGATTTTTTAACATAACTCAAATtaaattttctcaaatattagttaaataaaacttactgctaaatttagatttaaaaagtgaaaatgcaaATAGTTAGACACCAGCTTTACGTGGTGTACTTGAAAGCACCACGAACAGAGGCTGCGGCCTCTTTGAGGTGAAATCGTTGACTGGGCCACTGAAACTTCTCTTCGAAGGTAGTTATAATATCAAAAAGCGTTTCATATCGTTTTTACCTAAATTTCAACCCGTATGAAGCATataatttggcaaaaataaGCACcgtgtggtaaaaaaaaaaaaaaaaaaaaaaaaaaaaagagagagagagagagagagagagagagagacatacTGTTGAGTTCCTAAAGACGCCAAGTCTCGTTGGCTTCAGCCGGTGAGTTTGCTAAATCCTTTTTATCTCATCCTAGTACCAGCAATTTTCTCGtaagtaaagtaaaatatacaGGAGACAGTTGAATTACCagcttggaaaaacaaaaaatagggagctaaatgtaaaagaaactgtgtaaaaaatattccttttttttttttttttacaattttgtttgtGATTGGTAATTCTCTGGACCGCGGCAATTTTAAGTTGTTACTTTTTAATGTGCAACAGTTCGCAGTTAGCTTATTACAATAGTTCCGTCTTAGCAGTATTTTTATGTGGAACATTTTTTGAGATGTTGCAATATTGAATATTTCATTGAAGTGCTTACGAAGCACTAGCTTCTGTATCAGGCTAAGCTAATATCCTAAATACGGAATATTCTAATAAACATAAAGCCTACAATGATAATTTTCTGAGCAGTTACTGTTTAACAAGTTGCAGGAATAAagtgtctgatttttaaagattcGTGTGGAACATTTCCCGGATGTTCTTGTTCACTCAATTTCATCTTAGTATTTGTAACATGTTTCACCTTTTAGCATGCATTGTGTCTTAAAATCTTTTCAATTGTAAAAACAATTGGAATATAACAAATCTTTTGAAAGCTTTCAAAAAGCACTGAAATTTTGGTAACCTCTCTGGATAAAGTTATACCTgcgtttgtctttttctgtctttttgtctaAGAGCCATGAGTGACGATGAGGCTGCAGACTTCTTCAAAGGACTTTGGTCCTCACCATTGAAAAGTAAACCAAAGAAAGACtacaagaagaacaaaaaaactgcaaaacataaaaagcgcAGCCCCACAAAGACAAAGGAGAGTGtccagaagaaaaataaaaactccaaatTCAAAGAAGCCATAatggcaaagaagaaaaagaaaaaagaaaagaaggaggaaaaagatAGGGACAAGaagaaagggaaggaaaaaaagaaaaacaaattagcgTTGAATCTTGATGATTTGAAACTCTTCGAGGGTGGTAAAAAGCTTGCCACTTGCCAAAACGAGATGCTAAACTCTTTATCtgaaaaatctgtgaaagaaaCTAAGAAAAAGAAGACGGTGGCGTTTGGATTACCCTCCTACATACGTGTCAAACGTCCAATATTCACCTCTTCGTCACCAAAAGAAACGGAAGCCGCGAGAAAGGGCGAGAGCTGCTCTCAGGTGATGAGAAAAAGCCAGATTAAACCACATGACAATGACTTTCAGTACAACAGTGATGACATAAACAGCCAGGACCTGTTCATCACCCAGAAGACGTTCAGAGCAAGAAGCCCGGAAACTTCTGGCAGCGAATCCAGTGAGGGAATTATTTCTGCATCCCCTCAGCAAGACAAGAACCGGCACTCCGCTGtgggagagagaaaacaatgtAATGAAACATCAGATAAAGGACAGGACAGAGCAATACATCTGTGTGTGcgggaaacaaaaacagacggGGAGGAAGAAATCGATCAGCTTCATAAACACTCGAGCCAAGCTGGAGAGAAAGCAGCGCCTGAACATGAGAAGCACAATCCTTTCTTGGATGATCCGATGATTATAAACCCAACCCCGGACGGTGCGTTGATCAAACGATGCTGCTCAGATCGTCTGGACATTGGTGAGCCGCCCCCGTGTCCTACTTTAGCAAACACTTCAACTCAGACAGAAAACTTCTTCACCGCCGAGCTCTCCTCCTACGTCAGCTTCTGCCAGAAAAACAGAGCCACTTCGGAATCTCAGAACATGAAACCTTTGGATCTTCGCTTGCCGCAGAGAGCGAGGGGAGAGCAACGGAAGACACTTGAGGTCTAcgaaaaacacaaagcaaaaaaaagtctTGAGCAGAATGCAGCAGTGGCTAAGAAGGAACCCTCGTGTGAAAATACTCCGAGCCCTCAGTCAGAAGCTGAAACCAAGTCGGCCAACACCACCACCTCCAGTGAGGACGACCACCACTGGCACGCTGCGAAGAAAGATGTGAGCCAGGTGACACCACTCAAACTCAGGCATTTACAATCATATctttgaaaatatgcaaataatttatttgtattttgtgttacagtaaaaaaaaaaaaaaaattgatttgtgCAAACTAGTTCACAGGTTGGCTGTAAAACCTAAATTCTCTATACGTTAGGCAAAATTTTAGTTGATCTTATATGACactacaaatgtgtgcaaaataaTTGATTTGTGTGATACCTACTAATGCCAATAGCATACAGATTTGGTGAACAGACTCTTCTTAAGAGCCTTGAATCCAACTTGGGGCTTTTCGTAATTTATTTGAGCCATTAATTTTCCAGCATTGAATAATTACCcaacttttactttaaaaacaaacacaaagttcatgcgcttgaatttatttattttttttatccagacaAGGCCacattttacatacaaacaTATCAAATGAACAACCTTTTGCTATAATTCTGGGCTCAGTGTTTGATTGGTGGAGTCAATTGAAACCAGCTTTGATCTGAGTGTGGGATCATTGTACTCTTGGGACACCCATTCGAAGGGAAGTGGAAGAAACATACATGGAGCATCAATGTTGTTTTCTGCACCAATACCACTAACGTGTGAACAACAACTATGTGTGAGCGATGAGGTCGAAAAGGTTCACATTGGCTGCTCCAAACTTCTTGTTATAGTTTCAAGGTAGATGGTAGAAACCTTGATCACAAACACTCATCAAATTCTAATTGGATTTAGAAAGTTAACATTATtcttctggaaatgtttttcagtgacATTCTGGTTCATCAATATGCACCTTTAGATACATATATTGCTACCTTTTGTTTCATAGATTTTACTTGGGTAAGGAGCTTTATTTTACTAGACTAGCAAAAAATACCTCTTTCACAAACAAACTCGAGAgatatttcaataatt from Poecilia reticulata strain Guanapo linkage group LG6, Guppy_female_1.0+MT, whole genome shotgun sequence includes these protein-coding regions:
- the LOC103466263 gene encoding THO complex subunit 2-like, with the translated sequence MSDDEAADFFKGLWSSPLKSKPKKDYKKNKKTAKHKKRSPTKTKESVQKKNKNSKFKEAIMAKKKKKKEKKEEKDRDKKKGKEKKKNKLALNLDDLKLFEGGKKLATCQNEMLNSLSEKSVKETKKKKTVAFGLPSYIRVKRPIFTSSSPKETEAARKGESCSQVMRKSQIKPHDNDFQYNSDDINSQDLFITQKTFRARSPETSGSESSEGIISASPQQDKNRHSAVGERKQCNETSDKGQDRAIHLCVRETKTDGEEEIDQLHKHSSQAGEKAAPEHEKHNPFLDDPMIINPTPDGALIKRCCSDRLDIGEPPPCPTLANTSTQTENFFTAELSSYVSFCQKNRATSESQNMKPLDLRLPQRARGEQRKTLEVYEKHKAKKSLEQNAAVAKKEPSCENTPSPQSEAETKSANTTTSSEDDHHWHAAKKDVSQVGVVQLRLNKPFFFKTKGEGQSPRPYSPLMKLAQGRDVESKKCHSGRK